Genomic segment of Penaeus vannamei isolate JL-2024 chromosome 36, ASM4276789v1, whole genome shotgun sequence:
atatatatatatatatatatatatatatatatatatatatatatatatatatatgttgttgtatgtatgtatgtatgtatgtctgtatgaaatatatatatatatatgatagacatatatatatatatacacatatatgggtatatatatatatatatatatatatatatatataaatatatgtgtatatatatatttgtgtatgtgtgtgtatatgtgtgtatgtatgtgtatatgtgtgtgtataaatagatatatatatatatttatatatatatatatatatatatatatatatatgtatacatatataatatatgcatatatatatataatatatgtatatatatatatatatatatatatatatatatatatatatatatatatatatatatatatatatattcctttacacacaaacactcatgcacgcatgcacacatactcagGCCTGtgcatatagatacaaacacacacatacatacgtgataCCTGTATTAGACCAGGTGGCTATGTGCTCAATTAGGTAACTTTAATTGCCCAATTACTCTGGATCCTGAGCCAAACTAGGATATTAACTCAAGATTCAAAAAGGGTTTTCCAAGTTGAGGCCTGTAATAGGTGCACTATGGATGCCTGGTCGATACACGCTCGATATAGGCTTCACACCTTTGGAAATGCATTCAGCTCTGCACCGGCTATTTTAAGGGTTCTTTTTTCGGATAGATTTACTGTAGGGTCAGGGATTTGCCCAGAATTGaagtgttgatgttttttttatttttttattttttattttcctttttagttGGAAAGAGAGGAAACTTCACAGACAGAGCAAGGGAGCAACagattttgaaaagaaagaaaaacgtgtgcatgtgtgtgtgtgtgtgtgtatgtgtatttatatgtgtatacgtgtgtgtgtgtgtctaggaatTTGCTAAAATCAGTGAGAATGATAGCTTGACTTTCGAAGCCTGGTTTGTTAGTTGATAAGGAGAATAAAATCTTTATgatacaaggaaaaagaaagaacaaaagaaataaaatgttatTTATATGTAAGAAAGCATACATGCAAAAGTTATGAAAAATGACTGATGGAAAAGCACATTAACAAAAATTTGGTATCGGTTGCACAATTCTTTCtgattttattgttcttttattttagctttttgtgcatgtgtttgcaatTGGGATAATTAAGATCATATTTTTACCATTCAATATGATGCTGATATGatattaagtacatatataattgcataccAAAGATAATCATATTTGACAGTTTTGAACAGGTTAAACCACACgtcaataaacacacaaacatgtttatacatttacTAAAGCATTCCCCGTAAAAAGCCCAAAACTCATCCACCTTTCTGCCTTTCCCCCTCAGGTGCCCGTGACTCTGGCAATGTCAAGTATGAACAGCGGAGGAGGGCATCATCACCAgttccagcagcagcagcagcagcaacaccagCCCCAACATCATCAACCACAACATCACCAAGCacagcatcagcagcagcatcaggcCGTCCATATCCATGCCCATGCCCATGCCAGAGGCCCTTCGTCAATGATGTGTGCCACACCCACCCAACCTCACCACACGCACCACCTCAACACCAGCCATGTGCAGACGTCTCCGCACCAGGTAAGTTGTCAGTGGGGTCCTTGTGTAAAAGTTAGTATGtggtatctctcttctctctcttctctctcttctctctcttctctctcttttctctcttctctctctcttctctctctcttctctctctcttctctctctcttctctctcttctctctcactctctcactctctctcctctctctctctctctctctctctctctctctctctctctctctccttcctctctctctctctctctctctctctctctctctctctctctctctctctctctctctctctctctctctctctctctctctctctctctctctctctctctctctctctctctctctctctctctctctctctctctctctctctctctctctctctctctctctctctctctctctctctctctctctctctctctctctctctctctcgtctctctctctctctctctctctctctctctctctctctctctctctctctctctctctttctctcttctctctctctctctctctctctctctctctctctctctctctctctctctctctctctctctctctcctctctctctctctctctctctctctctctctctctctctctctctctctctctctctctctctctctctctctctctctctctctctctctctctctccctccctctctctctctctctttctctctctctctctctctcttcctctctctctctcccttcctctctctctctctctctctccttctctcctctctctctctctctctctctcttcctctctctctatccttctctctctcctctctctctctcctctctctctctatcctctctctctctctcctctctctcactctcctctctctcactctcctctctctcactctctctctctctctctcctctctctctctgtctctctctctctctctctctctctctctctctctctctctcttctcctctctctctctctctctctctctctctctctctctctctctctctcttctctctctctctctctctctttttctctctttttttctctctctttttcactctctctctctctctcttctccctttctctctctctctctctctctctctctctctctctctctctctctctctctctctctctctctctctctctctctctctctctctctctctctctctctctctctctctctctctttccaatgaTTTTCTCTGGTTTGCTAACATGCTGATCTTTGCAGAAAATTAGATTagattatcttcatcttcatggcctcttcttcttttttttaactttgcaCCATTTTAGAGTGGATTAACGAATGGAGGAGTCAAATGGTTTTTATAAAATGCATTTGAATAACACTTTataatgtctttctgtccagtaGTGAGATTGTTTTATCAAGAGTATAAAATTACATAGTAAAAGTGGCCTTAGTCAAGTGGAAGTAAAACATCCACGGAAACAATACAGTTGACAGTTGGATTATCGTCTCTATCTATTTTCGACATCTGTTTTTGTGAATGACACCTACATTAGCAACATAATCAGAAAATTATCTTATCAATATCTCATTCAGAAAGCAATTAACTTCAGTTGCTTTTATCAGAACTAATTATATTCAGATGATGGTCAATCAGCTGCCATTTAAAGAattattgatgttttattttgattgattAATGCAATGTTGATTTACTACCTAATAATGCAAAGTTGAACATGGAGTGATTATAACTGTTTGAGATGTCAAGCACATCATGCATGAATGCAAAGAGGTGATGCAATGACTGTTTGCCTAACAGATGAGTGGTGCCAGTGGCGGCACGTACGGCAATGTTCCACGCCTCCACCACTGCAATGTGCACTCCTTCCTTTGTTCCAATCCacctctccatcatcagtaccagGTATTATACTTTCCATCGTAtatagaagacaagagaaaaatcaGAATGAGATTCATGTAGAGCTTCAGGGGCCCCGAGTCTCTGAATACATTTTAGAAGGGAATTTTGAGTAGGGGGGACTAATAGAAATGAATCTGCTGGTCAACTTCCAGATGAACGGAGGATGCCTTGGGCCCCAGCACCACTACGCCCCTATGGTGCCCCCGGGGCATCATGCGGCCGGTCCTCTCCTGGCCCCACCTGGAACCCCCCAGCTGATGGCTGCAACACCTCAGCCTCCTCATACTCACACCTCCCTGTACAGCCAAGCCCCCATGGGAGTGGCTCCTCCTCAGGCCGTGCCCACCCAACTCACTGCTGTTCCTGGACAGCTTTCGGCCGCACCACAGAGTCTGGGAGTGGGTGTACCCCCCCAGTTACCCCCACAGCACCACCACCATGCCCACCAACAACCAACGCCTCCTCTGGTTACCCCGTTCCCTGCTCATACTCACCTGCATCAACTTCATCATCTACACGTAAGTCTGCTGGGTTGAGTTTTACCATCagaagtatttatgtatgtctttaaTCTTATATGTTATGCAAGGACCTGAtgcttaatatttttataaaacagtgcattatatatattttcaagattTTTCTCTTTCCAAATACCCAGGCCAGCAGTGGGAGTGGCGGAGGAGCACGGGGAGCAAGTGTTGACATGTTGGGCCGTGGCCTTTACCGAGGACCAGGACAAGGCCATGTCTTGGGCCGAATGAGAGGACCACGAGGAAGCAGTGGGAGCAGTTTGGGGAGCACCAGACGCAGCAGTTCCAGTTGGCGAGGGAACACCATGCCCCCAGcagcccctccacctccaccacctcctcctcttcccagtgCTGCTGCTGCGGCGGCTACTTACCCTGGCATTCTCTTACATTTCTTGTAAGTTACTTTAAGGATTTTAATTTCTGTGGCATTTCCTCCTAGTTAGAACATACAACTTGttttacatgtacatatggatGGTTCATTGTACGGTAATGTATTTCCAGGGCAATGTTGTCGCATCCATCACTACACCAGTACAGTATGGTAGACCCAGTGCCAGCAGAAGCCCCCGACACGGAGAACTACGAGGCTTTACTACATCTGGCAGAGAGGCTGGGTGAGGCCAAACCCAGAGGCCTTTTGAAAACAGTGATTGACCAACTCCCGTCCTATAGGTGGGTAGACTTTCCCAGGGTTGCTGTATGATGGAGGCTGTCTTCTATTTGGTATTGCagttttttcagtttgttttttgtttggcttTTAGGTAAGAATTACATGGATTGTGTATAaagtcattttattttttcttattttcttattcctgtcccatacctttttttgtttttcgtcttgaTTGTCTCTATAGTGGGACATGAATATATTGgatttttaagatttatttatcaattatttattttttatatagagagaagataaaTTTTTTATAGTATTTTTCCCACCATGAAAAGGAATTTTATgactctttcacctctccctacagaaaaaaagaaaagaaaaaagtgaatgtaGATCATACTTTCTGCACAATGAAAATGAATTCACATAAATTCCAGGTATACAGGGGAGAAGTCTGACACTAAACAAACCACATGTGTGATTTGCATGTGTGACTTCGAGCTTCGGCAGATGTTACGAGTATTACCGTGTCTCCACGAGTTCCACACCAAATGTGTCGACAAGTGGCTCAAGGTAAGTCGTTCTGTCGCTGCCTCGTTTTGGTTATGCACAAGGGGGTCTTGGTTGTCTTGGGTTCTGTACTTGGCTAGATGATTTGGGTTGGTGAAAATATCCACTTTATATAGAGTAACAATGTTCCGGAACCTTATGTCTCCTAAGTAGAGCTTGTGTCATCTAAACACCAAGAtccctgttttatttatttatttttatttttatttttatttattttttatgggcACCACAAAAATCAGTTGCATGATTTTTAAAGCTTTACATTGGGTACAACTTACTGAAAGTGGGATTTGCTATTAATGTCTTACAGAGtagaatatttatttttgatcgtttattcctttttctcaccTTACGACCACTCTATATGTCTTCCTACTACCATATTATGTCCGGTCAGCAGGCTTTAATAGAACATGTGTAGAGCAGTGTAcaatattttcatgtattttaaCATATTCCTTTTATTACTGTAAGGTGATTATTCTCAAGATGATTGTGTGTGCTCGCTTAGACATCAGATAATAGATTTATGATTCTGGGACAATCAGGTAGCAAGCATGGGTTTTTCACAGTGCAATTTTCCCAGTGTATTGACCACGTTGTATCGTATACTAGCCCTCACCCACTAACAGTATtgcttctcttatttcttattagAGGCGAAAGTGTGCATGAAGCTGCTGTGACATACCAGTACCGTTGCCATATTGTCCTCTAAGCCAAGTGGACTCCCTCATCTCAGTGGCAGATATCAcattgtctcctctccctccagctGCTCTCCATCACAGTTCATCACCCGAATGTTCTCAGCTCAGACCAGTCTCACTCTTGATTCAAAGCCGAGTCTATATAACCTTGTATATAGACGTGCTCTAATGACCATGAAAAGCCTGATTCTCTGATATAAACAGattaccccctccccattttAAATGCTAGAAAATTTGGATGAGTTGcaatttctcccctcccttaatacatatatatgttttcaatatatatgtatacatgtgaatgaGTCCTCTTtcagtaatgattatgaaggcTAAGATTTGGGCAGTGGCCAGGCTGAGGCTTACACAAACCTGATAACAAAGTCAATGTTTCTCAGTTGCAAGTCAGTAGGCTATAGCATCTTTGCATGCTTTCAGATATAATGATGGATTTTGACAACTCTGAGGCCTTCAATGAAAGGAAATTATCCTCTCTTTCCCAAAGAGAATCTGAGACACGTAGAGTTTAGCTATCAGAAGGGCGTCAGCCTCAGCTGTTCACTTCTCACATCAAAGCCGAGTTTATTCTCATGGTACGGTCTTTGCAATCACTGTGGACGAGTTTGGCCGATGGTGTCACAGATTTCAGCTCTCGCGATGGGATTCAATGGGAACTTGTGATGAACAGGTTGTGTTTTATCGCCTCATATGTGACTGTGGCCTGGGCCTCGTCTCATGGAGTGAGACGTAGTTAACACTGcctatatatatcatctttatgTAGTGTATATACATCTGATAGGCTCATAGTGAGAGTGTGGTGTGATCAACCATCGATGTCAGTCCAGTGGTATTTCAGTAAGGTTCATTTTCACCTGCGTAACCCCCCGGAATATGGACCATATTGAAACACTATCCAATGATCAGATGATTGATCATATCACACATTGTGATGATTGAGAATCCAGGAAGAAAAGCTGATCTGGTGCCTCCTTATAATTAATTTTTGATTCATGTTCCAgaaatgttttctatttttttcactgaGGTTGCTAAGGCTCTCTCGAATGCATTGCAAAGAAGAATATTTGTCTTTGAATATGTTGACTGGTTGAATATAATACTtatgatatactttttttttttctttttttttcaaagaaccTTCCAGCAGTCTCTTCTTGGAATTCATGTTTTGTGAATTGGAATATGGTgcccttattttttttccatcatatAGAACAAAACTGTCACTACAGCACCCTCAGCAGTCACCTAAGGGCTTGCAGAGCTGAATGAGTGGATCAGGGTTATGTACATATTAATGCACATCTGTGTATGCTATGTGTACATCCTAGTAAATAGACGCTAATTTTTGTAGACGTCATCTTTTAACGCATGGATTTGTCTCCTACTTGTTAAATGgtaaatctattaaaaaaaaagttggacAGTGGAAACACAGAGGtggaatatttattcatttcatttatttatttcatttcatatatatagccTTTAACTAGAGTTTAAGCCTTCCATATCTTGACCTATTATTTTGTACATGTCATTCAGTGCCTCGACTAGTTTTCCCACTGCTCCTACTATTTGATTTACCATGTAACATGTGATGAATTAATCCTTGtcattttttaatataaatttggaaaaaaaaagaaagctataGCAAGCCTTCAAGTAACTGTTGGGCTTAGAGTCGTCCGTAGCCAGTTTCTAGCCTTCTCaacacccctctttcctcctgtttGTATTTTTGGATTTTAACACATCCAGAGCTTTTTGTGATGAACAGCAACAGCTAAcataacgcaaaaaaaagaaaagagaaaaaacatacagCTGCCATTTTTCCCCCTCTATCTTGAGtctttctttgttatatatatatatatctctctgtttgttttacttttttgtttattttttttccctctctctcttaagcaCAGGAATTTCAGTCATACAATCACAAAGAGCTCTGAGCTTTTCCCCAAGCCTAGTGCAAAAGCCCTGTATTTTGGGGGATTTCTCGTTTAAACATATTTTAGAACAACTCAGCTCAGAATTGATAAATATGCCAAAGACATTTCATGTTGCAGATAAGagctaaatgtatatatgtatatgtttatgtttgtacagtgtatatataatatatatatatatatatatatatatatatatatatatatatatatatatatatatatatatatatatatatatatatttattatatgtgtatctatgtatacctacacacacacacacacacacacacacacacacacacacacacacacacacacacacacacacacacacacacacacacacacacacacacacacacacacacacacacacacacacacaaacgcatacacacttaaacacttaaacgtacatacttacatatacatacatttttacttATGCACACATGAACATAAGCAGAAACACATTAATctgtacacaaaaataaagataagaataaccacaataagaaaagaaaatatattgtaaCATTTTgaactcttcacaagttcctGTTCAGATGGATAATTTTTCTGGTTAATGAAGAGGAGCTCGCGAGGAGTTTGAAATATTgtgatatttctttatttcttattgtggctgttttccttttcatatacatttatacatagatacatacatatatatgcacacatatatccatatatgtatatatacatatatacttttactatatactatatactatatacttatgtacttatatacttatatacttatatacttatatacttatatatatatatatatatatatatatatatatatatatatatatatatatatatatatatatatatatatatatatatatatatatatatatatatatatatatatatatatatatatatattctggctgAGGGTTATgaaatatgtattaatttattctgGACTGCACTGGAGATGAGTATGGAATTagtgtgaaattaagaaaaatcacATCTTCTCTGATTTATGAATATAAACTAGTGTAAATGTAAATCTTAGAAGACATCTGAATTTACAAATTTTACGCAACAGAAGCGTGTTTGCAGTTTAGAATTAAACAGTGATGCATTTCTATTCACTAAAGATGAAAAGGATTACTGATCTCCGCTGCCTCAGTCCTCTTAACATATAGCTATACCTGGCTTCTGCACTGGGTTCGCAGCTTGTTGGTATTGCCACAGTTAGTACATGCGTGGAAGTACTCTGAGTGTGAAATGTTGGATTTTGCTTCATATGCAGGGCATAGGATGTGTGCTCACAACGGTCAGAACGGGTTACTTCAGAAGATGACTTGCCCAGAGAATGCAGTGTGCTTTGAGCCGCGGATTTTGTGTGCGTGCATCAGACTCTGCATTCTTGGGGAGGAGATGTCTCTGTTTTAACCATGTTTACTAGATTGTATCTTGTCCTTTGTGAAATTTTTCTCTGCATGTGTAGCAACATTGTATTTTTTCTCACACTCTGCAAGTATCTCATTCATACCAAATCTGATTGGCTGATACCATGCTGTCGGTAACCTAGACTGTGGTCAGTACCATGCAGTTGAGTCCCTTCACTGTGGGTGGTGCCGCGCAGTTGGTACCTGTGACTGTGTTCGGTGCCCAGCGGTTGGTACCCTTGACTGTACCCCGAGCTAACCAGTCCGTGTGTCTTGCATGAGCAGGAGGGTGGCGTGCCTTGTGCCGTGTACCACTGCTGGCTGCTTGCATGCTTGCAGTATCATGATGATGGCCTTTTTGGTGCCTGCAGGTATGTCCCTCTTGGTCACACTGCACACTGGTTCGGTCGTCAGGTGTTTCCAGGCTTTGCGTTATgggttcccttttttttttttttttttttttttttttttttttttttattatttcattatttttttttctatatgttaaTCACTGTGTGGGTCACTGCAACCTCTAGACAGAATGATTTCACCTGCTATAAAAGTCAATCCttagtagtttttttctttttctttttctctttttttttcatttttaatttgatTTGTATTAATGGATGTGATTGCACTTTGTTTCCTCATGTGCTTCCATTCTGTTATTGAGTGTTAATAAaagagttttcttcttctttttgtcttaatgatattttgttctttcttttcatttcttttcatttcctttcttttctattttctttttttaagggaagaATAGGGGTGGGACGGGTAGATTTCATCATGGCACATTGTCATTGCATTCAACTAACAAACGTGTGCAAAGCTCTGGAAATGTTTGACTTCCGGCCAACATCAGGCAAGACTGTCACCAACTGGCTGTAAAATATTCCTCAAGCATAAAACTTAGGCCTAGCCATCACAGCAGCACGCAGGGTTCCCAGAGGAGCATTTTCTCCACGAGCGTCATTTTCATAgctttgaattttttttatttatttagtaatgaatatattctcttttttttctctctgtcatttttgAAAGGGATTCAGTTTATGATCTATTTCAAGTCTCATTATAGATGGAGTGTACCATTCAGATAGGTTTGTGTATCATGATTTAAGTTtgatatttcgattttttttttttctttctttctttctttctttttttttctttcttttttttatattattgctcATTGTGGTACTCACCAAAATTTCATCCGGGCTGCCATAGTTAATTGATGACTGCACTGTATACTTTCCTCATAATACTGCAGTTTTATTCTGGGGACAATTAACGCTGTACAGTCTTCACACATCCGGGATTGTAGAGGAATGCTCATTCGTAGTGTCAAAAGTCTACCCCTAACAAAGGTTACATGATAATATCTCTTTCCACTAACCCAGCCTGGTAATTgcttttggtttttgtttgtataAATAATCAGCTCTTGCTCTCTGTCACAGGAATATCATATTATCACTGAACCCAAATTCTTTTTTGCTTGACGCTGGTTTGTGGCAAGCACACTTCAAAATTGGAACCAAAAGCAGATACCAAGGGCGAGTGTTAGCCGACTGTTGTGCCAGGTTAAccgtagagcgagagagagagactggaccgTAATCCTTGTGCTTGTGACATCTCCGTAATTCAAGTTTGTGGCAGCCTGGTCAAGCTTGCAGTGAATTTGTTctactaatttttatttttattttataattattttttttattattaatctgtTGCATGTAATGTAAttaaagaatgaggagaaagtgcTGTTCTTGCTGTGCTGGCAACATTTTACCGCAGCATCCCAGTTGTCTCAGCCCAAACATGCTTGCGATGCTCAaacgttattgatattacttgGAACTGTAGAATTTTTCCTTGAGTCCAGAACAGTTTTTAATCTACTAGTAGCCAATAAAGCAACTGCTGCCTAGCAATCTGtgtgtttctcctttcttatatGTTTTTAAACCATGATAATATAATGCAGGAGACTTTGTTCACTCTTAAATATACTTAAACTTTGCCACATAAAGTTTGATAAAGTCATGATTTTTCATCAGTACCAAGTTACAGCCAGTTTTTGACAGAATTAAATTGTCTGTTCCTTGAGGCCTTTTAAAGTTTCAATTTAGAAAGATAATAGAAAGGTCTTGTTAGTGTTTGACAGATACTGTTCATGCACTAGATCATTTACTATTGAGATTTACATATAACATGTTAGTTAATTGATCTGTCAATAGACTTGAATAACTAATAATAGAGCTATTGAATAGTTCTTTGATATATGGAGtagttattgctatttatatttttaagacttagaatgatatatgtttatattcaaatactgaaatatgtttatatgtccctatatatttatttttcaacaCTTAAGGTTTCAGATCATATCTAGATCCCTTGTTTCATGGTATAACAGTGTAGTCTTGTTGATTTTGTGAATAGAACATGTATTCTTTTATTGATGCCAATTAATACCTATCTGTTACTTTCATCCAGACTAGCCCTCTTGTTATGATCCATGGTCATGTCAACTTTAAATATCGCTTGTGTTTTTCAGTCTAACCGGACTTGTCCTATTTGCCGTGGAGATGCCAGCGAATTTCTTAAAGAGGCCACCAGTGCTGAGTGAAGcaggatgaaaataaagagaaacaaaaaacagagaaagatggttagaaaaaaaacaacagaaaatccaACAACAtcggaaaaaatacagaaaacacacagagaggaagaggacgtgcTGAGTAATGGTGAGTCTCAGTCCATCGTGGAGTTGCTTGCTTCACAGATCCATCCCCAAGCAGCAGGAGGCATATGTGCAGTGGGTGCCTGGTCGCCAGATGGAGAGTTGCCATGGCCCAGTGCCTCCAGGAGGAGAATGTTTTCTCAACTCCATTCTTGCACTTAAGAGAGAGGTATATACCGGGAGCTTCATCAAAGGAGATTAAACAAGCCTGGCTATCAGGAATCTTttatcaaaagaataataaaaagagttaaaaaatCTATGCACATCTTTTGGAGGTATGAATGTGggcacagaatgagagagagagagttaccagCATTACTACAGGTGTTTGGATACTGTATTTTAAGATTAgaagtttgagggagagagaaagaaagaaaaaaaacaaggagagttTTGTTATTTAAGGCCAATTAAAGTTGCACTTCAAGAGTACTGCGGTGGAGGATTTTAGGCTAACTGCAAGGGTGTGAAGAAGCTTGTACGCTTTCGAGCAATTAGAAAAAAACGACTCCCAAACATTCACTTTAATGC
This window contains:
- the LOC113806063 gene encoding RING finger protein 44 isoform X6, whose protein sequence is MSSMNSGGGHHHQFQQQQQQQHQPQHHQPQHHQAQHQQQHQAVHIHAHAHARGPSSMMCATPTQPHHTHHLNTSHVQTSPHQMSGASGGTYGNVPRLHHCNVHSFLCSNPPLHHQYQVNFQMNGGCLGPQHHYAPMVPPGHHAAGPLLAPPGTPQLMAATPQPPHTHTSLYSQAPMGVAPPQAVPTQLTAVPGQLSAAPQSLGVGVPPQLPPQHHHHAHQQPTPPLVTPFPAHTHLHQLHHLHASSGSGGGARGASVDMLGRGLYRGPGQGHVLGRMRGPRGSSGSSLGSTRRSSSSWRGNTMPPAAPPPPPPPPLPSAAAAAATYPGILLHFLAMLSHPSLHQYSMVDPVPAEAPDTENYEALLHLAERLGEAKPRGLLKTVIDQLPSYRYTGEKSDTKQTTCVICMCDFELRQMLRVLPCLHEFHTKCVDKWLKEGGVPCAVYHCWLLACLQYHDDGLFGACSLTGLVLFAVEMPANFLKRPPVLSEAG